aattgTGTACAGCTCTCTCCCAACTGTTTACTCACCAAATTCGATCTCTAAATACCCATTAAACTTTGATGAGATGCCCCACAATTTTGGAATCTCGGAAGAgtcatatatatttaaatcATGGCAAGAACTCGATCAAGAGGCCAAAAACCAACCAACCGATAATGCTGATCAAACTCAGAATTGGAAATATGAATCACATGAAAACAAACATACCACTAACATTTTCGATGAAAATTATAGAGATACTAGCTCCCAAACAATCACTAAAATGCCTGTAAACACAATAGAGGGACGAACGATTAATAGAGATGTCAGAGTTTCAGAAAACAGGAATTCTAACCAGGAGTCCACTAATGACAGTGTAttaaaattgaatgaaGCCATTAAACAAGCTGAGGGAactcttgaagaaaatggcTGGGCGGCCAATTCAAGCTCTATACCAGGAAATaaggaaaacaaaaatgaaagttaaaaaattaatattaaatcGATGTAAATCAgtttttattcaatttaaCCACACTATTGTCATAGTATTTGTAATTAAATTATAGGATCTTGCCTTATATCTGTGTGATGATGAGCGGCCAAAAACTGGAATTGCGAATGTATTTTCAACTCTAGCTCtaataaatattgtttACTAGCAATAGCTTAAAATTTAAGTAGAGTATTTATTCAGAAGATAAGGTTGAAGAATCAAAGGAGTCATGATGCTTTGCTTTCTGTTCAGATAAGTATGCCTTCCTAACTAGAGAGTCAATCTTTCTACTTTGTAAGTAGATAATATCTTGATAATCTCCAAATGAGAACGAATCATTGCTAAAATACTCCGAATCCTGGAAATCAAACTCATTTTCTTCCCAATGAATTGACATATTACTTTCAGAATCAATGTACttgtattttataaaaCCTGACATTTCTAACCAATTCTCTACTTTATCTTTTGTTGGCatattcttctcttctctgGGGTTGAATTTAATATGACTGTCATAATATGATGAACATTGATTTGTATTTGAGCTACTGTGATAAAATTCACCATATGGACATACCTGATTTTGTACTGACTGACTAGGATTGTCTCTTATAAAGTTTAATGAAGCTCGGTCGTTTCTTTGACAATTAGTATCGTTGTTAGaaattttctttgacttttgaaattgagGTAAATATTCCATTAagttttcatcaatgaACCATTCATTTTTGCCAAtactatttatttttttatacaGTTCATGCTTGATTGAAATATCCTTATCtataattttgttttcatccCGGTTACTGTTCTCGGGAATAGTATAATTTACATTAATCGTTTGTTCTCTTGGCCATAATGTCACAAAATCACCATCAAATTTAGGAGAATATCTTTCACTGGtttgaatgaaattatGCAACATTgccattttattttccagCATATCCTGCTGATCGGACATACCTTACTAATTTACTTATTGCTTTACCATTAACAAAATCGAAAGCAATAAAGACTAAATCAACCCAAAACAGCAGAAAAATAGTTTTCTGGTAATATTTTAGTATGCATTGGAAACATTAAGGTACCTATTGTAATTGTCGttaattcttcaaaatttcgATGCTACCACAAAAACAGGAACAAAGACTTGAAAAGTATTAAATCTTtataaaaaacaatatgcATAAAATAATGCTGTAGATAATGGTgattaataaataaatataaagtATTTTGTGTATGTGTACATTCACTTAAAGAATGGTAGGTAAATATTAtctcttttctcttcacatgaatatatattaacaAAAGAATCATGTGAGTTTGCGGCCGCCAACATCATACGATGAGGATGGAACGCTAACTGAGACAAAAATGCAGAAGTGGACGACGTATTGGACAGAGTATTACGAATACCTGTTGCAGCAAATGTACTTGCAGCACCAATACCTCCAATTGGTTTGGAATTTCTGAAAGACGAAAGGATATCACCAGAAGTTGTCCATAACTTGATGCTTTTTGTACCAGTAGCAAAAATAGGTGCATGCTCATGTACCTGTACACTAACCATTGTAGTGGAATCACGCTTTCCATCCTTCttattttcatcaacatATGTAGCCACTGGTTGGTCATGACGGATATCCCATAACTCAACTACACCATTAGTAGAACCACTAACCAATTCTCTATAGCCACCCCTTTGCATATGAACATTATTAATCCATGCTCCCGGtttaccaccaccacctcTCCATCTCCTCACCATTGCCAACCTTGGATCTGTTCTTCTATCGTAGACTCTAA
This is a stretch of genomic DNA from Nakaseomyces glabratus chromosome M, complete sequence. It encodes these proteins:
- the PFS1 gene encoding Pfs1p (CAGL0M13387g~Ortholog(s) have role in ascospore wall assembly), encoding MSDQQDMLENKMAMLHNFIQTSERYSPKFDGDFVTLWPREQTINVNYTIPENSNRDENKIIDKDISIKHELYKKINSIGKNEWFIDENLMEYLPQFQKSKKISNNDTNCQRNDRASLNFIRDNPSQSVQNQVCPYGEFYHSSSNTNQCSSYYDSHIKFNPREEKNMPTKDKVENWLEMSGFIKYKYIDSESNMSIHWEENEFDFQDSEYFSNDSFSFGDYQDIIYLQSRKIDSLVRKAYLSEQKAKHHDSFDSSTLSSE